One segment of Pelecanus crispus isolate bPelCri1 chromosome 2, bPelCri1.pri, whole genome shotgun sequence DNA contains the following:
- the MYLK4 gene encoding myosin light chain kinase family member 4: MRALLVIKEKSCLNESGTKEKKPPDSTEETIQKNQSCSQAENVDKLNKENAERESSVLLQMDPPKFHSEGPEVKGESLVFKSYYKNRRSSVQKSFATEKQQEEDAVNDAYQRITAQEIDSESPGDGERKEEHQVSGDKRQEERENEGQGNADKSEKEVEEPRAPSQNKDEAGQSHDQEAPEGRCKGCEKGTGNYSSVTEHTCQFEHSGSNKHRENDEGLIKDDNKRADDSPTPPAPFDHRIVSAKRVGISSYYNVSENEILGGGRFGQVHKCEEKATGLKLAAKIIKAQGPKQKDEVKNEINVMNQLNHVNLIQLYDAFESKNDMVLVMEYVEGGELFDRIIDENCNLTEMDTILFIKQICEGIQYMHQMYILHLDLKPENILCVNRAANQIKIIDFGLARRYKPREKLRVNFGTPEFLAPEIVNYEFVSFPTDMWSVGVIAYMLLSGLSPFLGDDDNETLNNILSCSWEFEDEEFHGVSDEAKDFISKLLIKEKCWRISATAALKHPWLSDHKLHCRLQVPKFKYPCALRRLKVCPKYPPFSNLSERAARQKKSCCVVTAAKRFENISSLGALLPCRDRDFD; this comes from the exons GTCATCAAAGAAAAGTCATGTTTGAATGAGAGTGGAACAAAAGAGAAGAAGCCACCAGATTCAACAg AGGAGACCATCCAGAAGAACCAGTCCTGCTCTCAGGCAGAAAACGTTGATAAGCTCAACAAGGAAAATGCCGAGAGGGAAAGTTCTGTTCTGCTTCAAATGGATCCTCCCAAATTTCATAGTGAAGGGCCAGAGGTGAAAGGAGAAAGTTTGGTTTTCAAAAGCTATTACAAAAACAGGAGAAGCTCAGTTCAGAAATCCTTCgctacagaaaagcagcaagaagaaGATGCTGTTAATGATGCTTATCAAAGGATAACTGCTCAGGAGATAGACAGTGAGTCCCCAGGagatggggagaggaaggaggaacaTCAGGTGTCTGGAGATAAAAGacaagaggagagggagaatgAAGGGCAGGGAAATGCTGATAAGAGTGAAAAAGAAGTTGAGGAACCACGAGCTCCTTCCCAAAATAAAGATGAAGCAGGACAAAGCCATGATCAAGAGGCACCAGAAGGAAG GTGTAAAGGCTGCGAAAAAGGTACAGGAAATTATAGTTCAGTCACTGAGCACACCTGCCAATTTGAGCATAGTGGTAGCAATAAGCATCGAGAGAATGATGAAGGCCTAATCAAAGATGACAACAAAAGAGCAG ATGATAGTCCTACTCCACCAGCACCATTTGATCACCGGATTGTCTCAGCCAAAAGGGTGGGGATCAGCAGTTATTATAACGTCAGCGAGAATGAAATCCTGGGAGG AGGGCGATTTGGTCAAGTGCACAAATGTGAAGAGAAAGCAACAGGTCTTAAGCTAGCAGCCAAAATTATAAAAGCGCAAGGTCCTAAACAGAAG GATGAAGTGAAGAATGAAATCAATGTCATGAACCAGCTGAATCATGTGAATCTCATCCAGCTATATGATGCCTTTGAATCAAAAAATGACATGGTACTAGTCATGGAATA TGTGGAAGGAGGAGAGTTATTTGACCGAATTATTGATGAAAACTGCAATTTGACAGAGATGGATACTATCTTGTTCATAAAACAGATCTGCGAGGGAATTCAGTACATGCACCAAATGTACATTCTTCATTTGGATCTCAAG CCTGAGAATATCCTGTGTGTGAACCGAGCagcaaatcaaataaaaattattgatTTTGGATTGGCAAGAAG ATATAAACCCAGGGAAAAACTTCGAGTTAACTTTGGGACTCCAGAATTTCTTGCTCCTGAAATTGTGAATTATGAGTTTGTCTCCTTTCCTACAGACATGTGGAGCGTAGGAGTCATCGCTTATATGCT cctTAGTGGATTGTCTCCTTTTTTGGGTGATGATGACAATGAGACCCTCAACAATATCCTCTCCTGTAGCTGGGAGTTTGAAGATGAGGAATTTCATGGTGTTTCTGATGAAGCCAAAGATTTCATCTCAAAGCTTCTCATCAAGGAAAAATG CTGGAGAATAAGTGCAACTGCTGCCTTAAAACACCCATGGTTATCAGACCACAAGCTCCACTGCAGACTCCAGGTCCCTAAATTTAAATATCCTTGTGCATT aAGAAGACTAAAGGTGTGTCCCAAGTACCCCCCATTCAGTAACCTCTCTGAAAGAGCTGCCAGACAGAAG aaaagctgctgtgtggttACTGCTGCTAAGAGATTTGAAAATATCAGCAGTCTTGGTGCTTTACTCCCCTGCCGTGACCGAGACTTCGACTAA